GAAGCTGACCCATCGGTCGAAGGTGCCGAAGTGCGCCGGGGCCAGGTGACGGCCGAATCGCTCCAGGATGCGAACGGCGAGCGCCGCCTCGTCCATGTTGCCCGAGCGATAGAGGCCGCCCGCGATCCGCAGGGCCGCCGGCAGCCCGCCGCGTGCGGCGGGCTTCGATCCGGCGCGTTCGACCGCGCGGAGGCGTGGCTCCCTGGCCTGCCCCACCCGAAGCGCCGCCGCGGCGTCGCGGGCGAACCCGTCGAGCAGCGTCCGGCGCACACCGTAGGTCTTGACACCGTCGGTGAAGTAGCGCCGGGCCCCGGCGGCGTTGATGGGGTCGGCATGGGCGCGGAGCAGGGCTCGCAGCGATGCGACAGAGACTGACACTTTGCACCTCCGGTTTCCATCGGCGGTTGCGTGGATTGTTCGCGATCCGCCTGAGGATTCCGCCCGGGCCACCGTCCAGCGGGAATGCTGGAGGACCCGGCCCGCCCAGAGGGAGGCGCGGGTCCGGGTCGAACTCGCCAGGGAGGATCGCAATCCGCAGCACCCGGGAGGCAGGGCGTGAAACGCGGTCGCGTTATTGTTCTCGTCGTCGCAGGCGTCGTTGCTGCTGGCGTGCTCTATCAGATCAGCGCTCCCTGGCGGGCCACCGCCGTGGACCTCACGCCGGTTGAGCGGGGATCGCTCTCCGACTCCCTGGCCGTCACCGGGATGGTCGAGGCGCGGACCGTGACGGTGTCGCCGAAGGTGCCGGGGCGGGTACGGGCCGTACACGCGGCGAGCGGCGACGAGGTGCCCGCCGGTCGGATCCTCATCGATCTGGACAACGAGGAAATGGCCGCGCGCGTGGACGAGGCTACGGCGGCCGTTTCAGCGGCCCGGGCCCGCCGGGATCAGGCCGCCGCGGCCCTGGAGGTGCAGCGCGCAGCGGCTGCCGCCCGCATGGCACAGGCCGAGGCCGAGCTGGCAGCTGCCCGGGCGCAGCGTGACAAGGCGCGCGCCGGCGCCAGGCCGCAGGAGCGGCAGCAGGCTGCATCCCGCGTGGCGCAGGCGAAGGTGGCGCTCGACCAGGCCCGGCGCGAGCACCAGCGCGTGCGCGATCTCGTGGCCAGGGGCGCACTCCCGCAGAGCGCGCTCGACGCCGCGCGCGCCGCCGAGGAGACCGCGCAGTCACAGTACGATGCCGCGCTGCAGGCTCAGAGCCTCGTCGAGGCCGGAGCGCAGGCCGAGGACATAGCCACGGCCGAGGCGCGCGTGCGCCAGGCCGAGGCCGCAGTTGCCGCCGCCCGGGCTGCGGCCGCAGAGGAGCGCATCCGCGAGGCCGATCTCGCCACGGCCCGCGCCGCTGTTGGGCAGGCCGAGGCGGCGCTGCGCGCCGCGAGGGCGCAACTGGCTTCTGCCACGATCACCGCGCCGATCGCAGGCACGGTCGTGCGCAAGAACGTCGAAGTCGGAGAACTGGTCACGCCCGGCGCCTCGCTGCTCGCGCTCGCCGACCTGCGCGAGGTCTGGGTGACCGTGGACCTGGCCGCCGGCGACGTCGCCAAGGTCCGCGTGGGGCAGGATCTCGAGGTGCGCTCGGACGCCTATCCCGGCCGCGTCTTCCCGGCAAAGGTCACGGAACTCTCCCGCGTGGCCGATCCCAGGTTCGGCGTGGGGCAGGCCTGGTCCATCCGCGCGAAGGTCGCCCTGACCGACCCTGACCGGCTGCTGCGGCCTGGGGTGCAGGTGGACATCGAGGGGACCGGGATCGTCGCGGCCGATGCGCTCCTGGTGCCGGCGACGGCCATCGTGACCCGCCTCGAGCGCACTGGGGTGTTCGTGGTTGCCGGGGGGATCGCCCGGCTCCGACCAGTCGAGATAGGCGTGCGTACGTCGAAGCAGGTGCAGGTGCTCAGCGGAGTGGAGGTCGGCGATCGGGTGGTGGGGACTCCCCCGGAGGGTCTTCGGGACGGGATGCGGGTGAGAACAAGGTAGTTCGGGGTGTACCCCGCAGCCTGGCCCGATCGGCTGGCGGCACCCTAACGTAGTGAGGAAGTGGGAGACAAAGGATTGTAGGGCTGACCAACGGAACCGGGCCGGCGTGAGGGGTGATCGAGGAATGGGACGACCCGCATGGAGCGCCAGTCAAGCCAGATGGTTCGGCTTACTTCAAGTCCCGCCTGCTCATCACAAGGGCGGGCCGAGTTGGCCGTCGTGTCTTTGTTATCCGAGCGCGGCAGGCGAAGTGCAAGTTGAGTGATAGCCGGCATCCATGTGCATTTGGGGCCGAAAGGAGCAAACAAGATGAGTAACAGTGCCCGCAGTGTCTTCGTATTTGGCCTGTATCTCGCGGTGCTCGGCGTCTTCTTGCTTGTAGCACCGAACATTCTGCTTGGGATGTTTCTCGTTCCCCATACCACTGAAGTATGGATTCGTGTCGCCGGAATGCTGGTTCTCTTCTTGGGCTTCTACTACACGCAGGCAGCCCGAAAAGAAATGACCGACTTCTTCCGATGGACGGTCTATGTCCGTTCCACCGTCATTGTCTTTTTCGCCTCCTTCGTGTTGTTGGGTATGGCTAGTCCACCCCTCCTTCTATTCGGGGCCGTGGACCTGCTGGGAGCCATTTGGACAGGCTTGGTATTGCGATCTCCGAAGAACGCGTAGCGAGAATGCGGCTTGCGTTCATATTGCGCGCACCTTCAAGCTATAAGGGGCTGGCCAACGGCAGGTTACAGCCGACGTTGCTCCGCTGCGCCCCGCGACACGGCTGAACCCAACCGTTAGCCCAAACCGTGGGCGCGGGCTTGTATCTCGCCACACCGGAGAGCGGATCGGGGCCAGGAGTCCTCGTGCTTCATTCGTGGTGGGGGCTCAACGAGTTCTTCAGGGGCTTCTGCGACCGACTCGCCGGCCAGGGGTTCGTTGCTCTCGCGCCGGACCTGTTCGACGGCAAGGTTGCGACCACCATCACGCAGGCGAAGGAGCTGCGGGCGAAGACCACCGCAGCACGCAAGGAGTCCGCATACAAGTACCTGATCCGGATGATCAGTGTGCTCTTGGGCGAGCCTGCGGTTCGCGGGCCCGACATTGGGGTGATCGGCTTCTCAATGGGCGGACACTGGGCCTACTGGCTCGCGCAGCGCCCTGAGCTGCCGATCGCGGCCACAGTGACCTTCTACGCAGCGCGCAACGGCGACTACGCGACCACTTCCTCGGACTTCCTAGCTCACTTCGCCGAGACAGACGAGTGGGTTTCCGCGGCGGGTATCAGGAAGCTCGAGAGGAGCCTGACCGCAGCCGGGAGGACGGTGTTCTTCTACACGTATCCGGGGACAGGTCACTGGTTCTTCGAGCAAGACCGTGTCGACGCTTTCGACCCTGAGGCGGCGGCACTGGCGTGGGACCGAACGCTGCTCTTCTTGAAGGAGAGGTTGGGCTAACCAGCGCGTCAACCTGACAGCGCGCCCGACTTCGTGCGTACTGTCACCTGGCGAGGTGGCACGGGTGCCGGAGGTCAAGCGAGCCAAGACGGTCTACGAGCTCAAGGTTTCGCTGCGAGGGGCGCAGCCGCTGATTTGGCGTCGGTTCCAGGTGTTGAACGACATCACCTTGTTTCGGCTCCACAACATCCTGCAGCTCGTCATGGGAGGCGCTCGATCATGGAGCAGATCCTCGCAAGATGCGGCTATCGCTGCGACCTGTGTCTGGCGTATCGGCCGAACGTCCAGGCGAATCCATCAAGCCAGCAGATCCTCAGCGATAGGTGGCACAAGTACTTCGGATTCAGAATTCCCCCAGGAGAAGTCGTGTGCGACGGCTGCATGGCAGAGGATGGGCGCCTCATTGACCACACGTGTCCGGTCAGGCCGTGCGTCATCGAGAGAGCGCTGCGCTACTGCGCCGAATGTGCTGACTACGGATGTGAGGAACTCGCAGAGCGTCTGGTGAACTATGAGGACGTTGCGGCCCGGTTCGGGGCCCCGATCCCGGAGGAAGACCGCGCCAGGTTCATCGCGCCCTACGAGAACAAGCAGCGTCTTGAGGAGTTGAGAGCGAGGTGGAGTGAGTGAATAGATTCCTGTTCGCGGGCGCAGCAGCGTTTCTGGTTCTTCACGGACTGATCCATCTTATGGGCACAGCCGCATACCTGAAGCTCGGCCGGGTCGAGGCACTTCCGTACAAGACGACGCTACTTGGCGGCGCGTGGCATGTCGGCGACGCGGGCATACGGGTTTTCGGGATTCTCTGGCTGGTCCCTGCGGTAGGGTTCGTCTTGTGCGGCATCGCCATATTCGCAGGCTGGGCATGGTGGCCCCGGCTGGTTGGAATCATGGCGGCTGTGTCCCTGGTGCTGACGCTATTGGACTGGAGCGTGGCCTACGCCGGAGCCATACGGACGATTCCACCACCCGGGCCCCCGACATTCACTTCAAGCGCATCACCGCGCGGACGGTTGTCGCAATCCGCAAGCTGAGTGGAACCTTCTCTGGAGAGCAGCGGAAGATGGTTGCTGATAACGCGCTCTCCATCGCCCAGGCGCACTTCTCCGAGAATGCCTGGATGCGTGCCATCTATGCCGATGACACGCCGGTCGGCTTCCTCATGCTGCACGTTGGCTCCGACTACGATGATGGGATTGGCTGCCCTGGAATGTTCCTGTGGCGCTTGACGAGATCGAGCTCGCGCTGAAGTTCGGGGGGTGAACCCCATGTACGAGAAATGGCTCGTGGCCGGCTGGGGGGACATGGACTTCAACTCCCACATGAGAAACACGGCCTACCTGGACAAGTCGGCTGATGTTCGGATGATGTTCTTCTCGGAGAACGGGTTTCCGATGAGCGAGTTCTACCGGCTCAGGATCGGTCCTGTGGTCATGAAGGACGAGATTGAGTACTACAGGGAAGTCGAGTTGCTGGAGGAGTTGAGGGTGACTCTGGCCATAGCCGCCCTCGCGGAGGATGGCAGCCACTTTCACATACGCAATGAGTTCTTCAAGCGCGACGGCAAGTTGGCCGCGAAGGTCACAAGTGTCGGTGGATGGCTCGATCTTGGTACGCGGAGACTGACTATCCCACCGGAGGCATTGACCAGCGCTCTACGGTCGCTTACGCGTACTGATAACTTCCAAGTCTTGCCTTCAATTGCAAAGGGATGATGTCCGGGTACACGGCTGCCTCAGAAGGAGGGTCGTCATGGCGCTGATGACTAGAAACGACTACATCGAAAGCCTCAGGAGGATGAAGAAGCGCGCGTACATCATGGGCCAGGAGGTCGAGAGCCCGGTGGACCACCCGCTGGTCCGGCCGTCGCTCAACGCATGCGCGATGACCTACGAACTGGCCCAGGATCCCGAGTACGCCGACCTGATGCTGGCCACCTCCAACCTGACGGGCCAGACGGTCAACCGGTTCACGCACCTGCACCAGAATGCGGCAGACCTGGTGGCGAAGGTGAAGATGCAGCGCCTGCTTGGGCAGAGGACGGGTTGCTGTTTCCAGCGCTGTGTGGGCATGGACGCGTTCAACGCGGTGGATTCGGTGACCTACGAGATGGACCGGACGCTGGGTACGGAATACCACGCCAGGTTTCGCCGGTACCTGCAGCACGTGCAGGAGCACGATCTGGTGGTGGACGGCGCGATGACGGACGCGAAGGGCGACCGGCGGCTGAGGCCTTCGAAGCAGGCCGATCCGGACCTGTTCGTGCACATCGTGGAGCGGAAGCCCGATGGCATCGTGGTGCGCGGCGCCAAGCTCCACCAGACCGGCGCCTTGAACGCACACGAGATCCTCGTCATGCCCACGCAGACGCTCTCGGAGGAAGACCGGGACTATGCCGTCGCATTCGCAGTTCCGGCGGACGCTCCGGGCATTCTCATGATCTGCGGCCGGCAGTCGTCGGACACACGCCGACTCGAAGGCGGCCAGATTGACGTGGGCAACCGAGAGTTCGGCGGTCACGAGGCCGTGATCATCTTGGACGAGGTATTCGTCCCCTGGGAGCGGGTCTTCATGGCCGGCGAACACGCCTTCAGCGGGCTGCTCGTTGAGCGGTTTGCCGGCTACCACCGCCAGAGTTACGGCGGCTGCAAGGCAGGTGTAGGCGACGTGATGATCGGGGCGGCGCAGTCGCTGGCCCAGTACCAGGGGACGGAGGGGGCGTCGCACATCAAGGACAAGATCGTCGAGATGGTCCACCTCAACGAGACGATGTACGCGTGCGGTATCGCGTGCTCAGCGGAAGGCAGGCCGACGGCTACCGGCACCTACCTGATTGATCCGCTGCTGGCGAACGTGTGCAAGCTCAACGTGACCCGCTTCCCGTACGAGATCGCGCGGCTGGCGCAGGATATCGCAGGCGGCCTGCTTGTCACGTTGCCGTCGGAGAAGGACCTGGCCAACCCCGTCGTGGGCCCCTACCTAGTGAAGTACCTGCACAGCGTGGACCGCTACACGACCGAAGAACGCTGCCGGATGCTGCGGTTGCTGGAGAACCTCACGCTGGGGCCGGGAGCGGCGGCCTATCTCACCGAGTCAATGCACGGGGCCGGGTCGCCGCAGGCGCAGAGGATCATGCTGGCGCGGCTCGCCGACCTGGAGGATAAGACGCGGTTGGCGCGGAAGCTGGCCGGCGTCAAGGAGCGCCCAGGGTGAGGGGCTGGTAGTCGAAGGCGAATCGTATGCCAGGAGGGAGGCTGGGCCATGTTCGCGAGAGCAGTGAATATCCAGTTCCAGGCTGGCAAGGTTGATGAAGCGAGCCGCATCGTCAACGAGTCAATCGTTCCGGTGATGAAGGAGCAAAAGGGGTTCAAGGGTCAGTTTCTCCTTACACAGAGTGATACCGGCAAAGCCATCTCGGTCAACCTGTGGGAATCGGAAACCGACCTGGCGGCATTCGAAGCCAGCCCTCTTTACCGGGAACTGTTGGGCAAGCTCGCAGGTGTTCTTGCAGGGCCGCCTGCTTCAGAGCGCTATGAGGTCAGCGTTCAGGCGTAAGGCCACATAGCTACCCCTTCGACGGCGCTGGCTGCTTGGCTGCAGCAACAGCCTTGACGATCATCCAGCCGATCACCCCCGCCCCGACTGCGAAGGTGATCAGGAACACAATCAGCGGGCTCCATTGTACGTTGGCCTTCTCCGCGGCCACGTCAAGATACCTGCGAAGCTCCGCGTTCTGCAGCACCTGGCGGCTGACCGCGTTCAGCGCCATGACGCCCACCTGGGCAAGAGCGGTCGCCAGCGCCAGCGGCCGCCGCACCTTCCTGCTCTGAGCCAGGATCAACGCCCAGGGCAGGCCCGGGCCCAGTGCGGTCAGGGCCGTCAGCACAACCAGGGAGCCGCCGAACATAGTCTGGCGCAGCTCCGGGGACCAGGTTCCGAACGTGTACCAGGTGCCCATCAGGGCGAACCAGGCCGCGCCCGCAGTGTAGAGTCTCAGCGCGAAGCCGGATACCCACCGCCGGTACGCGTCGCTCTCTTTCGCGGCGAAGAAGGCGGCGTCCACCACCAGGTAGGCGGCCGTCGTTGTCAGCGCCAGGCCAAACATCATCAGCCAGCGGGGCCAAAGAGTCGGGTCGGCGACGTTGAGTGCGATTCCCAGCGGCGCGCCTGCTACGCTCGTCTTCTGCCACAGTGCCGGCCACGCGGCCAGGTTGGTCATCAGACTGAAGCCGTTGGCGAACACGAAGCTAATCGCGATGAACAGCAGCGTCCCAATCCATCCGGCCGTGCGGTGAACCGGCGAGGTGCGTCCCCTCCGGAGACCGATGGCGTAGAAATAGACGCCGTAGTAGGCCGGGATGAGCATGAGGATGATGCTCAACCACGGCCAGGCCATCAGGATGGTGGCCGGGAAGAACACCTTGTAGTACGCGACCTGGATGAACAGCAGCGGTATGATCCCGAAGTTGATGCCCAGGGCGATCAATATCGGCATCTGGTTCATCAGGCGGTTCGAGCAGGTCCTGGCATGCTCGTCGCGTCCTCGCAGGAGCATTGCCAGCAGGACCCCGGCGAACCACAGGTTCATCGGAATCGTGTGGAGCGTGAACCCCAACACCTTGAAGAACACCGTGAACCAGTATGGTGATGGGACTCCCAGCGGGCTGTCGGGTCCTAATAGACGGGTTGGATCCATCTTCGCCTCCCTACCGCATTCCCTCCGGGCGCGGCAGCGCGATTGACGCCAGGTACTTCACCAGCATCTCCGTTTCCTCGGGCGTGCCCGCCCACGGCGGCATGAAGATGTTCACATCTCCCAGGTGCGGGACGGTGCTCCGGATGATGTCCGGCGTCCAGCCCCGCATCAGGTGTCCGACCGCCGAGTATCCCGCGGTTGTGGAGTGGCAGTTGTTGCAGGCGTACTGGAAGATCAGGTGGCCCAGCCGCACCTGGTCGGGCTCGGATAGCCCGCTCAGCTTCTCCCGAACGATCTTAGTCCCGTCCATCACCTGGGGATACTGCGAGGCAACGAAGGCCTTGGTCCAGGTGCCGCTCTCCAGATAGCCGACCTTGCGCACCTGGGGAAGCTGTTCGGTCAACAACTGGTTGCCCATCACGATGTTATAAACGATGTACGGCTTGCGGACCGCCTCACGGATGAACTCACCCGTGCTGAACGCGCCCACCCCGAAGATGAAGAGCAAGATCGCAAATCCCGGGGATAGCCACCCAGGGTTGCGGTAAGGCCCCAGGTACAGCATGACGAACACGATGGCCGTGGTGGCGAAGATCAGGGCCGTGAGCACGGTCAGGACGCCGGAGGCCATCAGGGCCGCCCGGGCCGACTCGGGCAGGAACGCGTACCATCCCATGCCGCCGATCAGGATCAGGATGGAGCCCAGCAGCCCAGGACGGGCCGATCGCTTTGCGACCAGATCGCGCAGCGCAGGGTCCTTGATCTTGAACGCCGCGTGCAGGTACACGTACAGCGTCGCCAGGAGGATCGCGCCCCCTGTGCGCGCCAGCACCTGGGGCACGAACTGCGGGTTGAGCAGCCCCACCCAGAAGTTCTTGCTCTGCAGCCAGGCGCCGGGGTTGAGCATGAAGCCGGTGATTCCGGTGATCAGTACCAGACTCAACCAGGCCGAGCCCGCGTAGATCCACCCCATGGTCTGATGGGTCTTCGGGTCCGGCCGGCCCCAGTAGTAGTAGAAGATGAACGCGGCGACGATCTCGATAATGAATGTCACGTACTCCATCGCCCAGCCGAAGACGAAGATGTGGATCAGCGTCCTGGTAGCCAGAGGGGAGGCCAGCCCGATCGTCCACCAGATGCCCACGCCGGTGATGGCGCCGTAGACTACCGTGAGCAGGATGAAGAACCACGCGTGCTGTTTCAGGTAGGCGAGGTAGTGCCGGTTGTGCGTGCGGTAGGCGTGCCGCACCTCGACCGCCAGGAACAGCCCGCCGCCCACGGCGTAGTGCGCGACCAGTACGTGCAGCACCGCTATTGCGGCGATGAGCATGGGGGACGTGAGAAGCGGGACGTACCACCAGGGATAGTGCATGCCGATCCCTCCCCTCGACTCCTGTGAGGTTCTTTGTGGCTTCTCACTGTCCCTGCGCTGCGGGCTCCAGCCCGCCCACTCGGCCCGCCTATGCGAACCTGGCTACTCGAACCTGAACAACAGGATCCCCACCACGAAGAACGCGATGCCGAATCCGGCGAGCGCGGCCGCCTGCGGCAGCACCTCCGCCAGCCCGAGGCCACGCGTGATGATGTTCACGAACCCGGTCATGGCCCATCCCTGCGGTACGGCGTAGGCCAGGGTCTGCATGTACCGCGGCGCTACCTCGATCGGCCACCAGGCCCCGCCCAGCATCGCCGGGATGATGGTTACAACCGGAAACAGCGTGGACACCTGCGCCTCGGTACGGACGACCGCCGCGAGCATGACGCCTAGCCCGGTGGCCGAGAAGAGATACGTGGCCACTAGCAGGGCAAGCGCGGCAGGGGCCTGCCCCCAGTTCACGCCGAGCAACCCCCAGCCGACGATGATCAGGATGCCCATCTGAACGACTCCTTGAAGATAGATCCCGGAGATCTTGCCTCCCAGGATGGATGCCCGCCGCGTCGGGGTGGTCATCAGCCGCGCCAGCGTGCCGTTCTGGCGTTCGACCACAAGGGTTGCCGCGCTCATCGCCGCGGCCATCATGACGAACATCACCGCAAAGCCCGGGGAGGCCTGCTCCATGCCAGTCGGGAGCCGCTGCCGGCGGTCGGGGGCAAGTGCGCTTGCCACCTCCACGTTGACGGTCACAGGGGGAGTGGGCGACCAGCGGCTGTCGGCCCGATCAATGGCGCGGCGGCGCACAGCCGGTCCCAGCGAGGGGTCCTGCGTCTCGCGCACGGCCAGCGCCGCGGTGAACTCGCCCGCGATGGCGTCCACCGCCAGGCGCATCGCCACCTCGCGCACGATCTCGGTGACGAGCATGGGCGGGCCCCGGCGTGGGTCGAACCGCACGCTCACGTCGGCGTCCTTGCCCGTGTTGATGCGGGCGGCAAACCCTTTGGGTATGAAGATGACGGCGGCGACGCGCCCATCCTCGAGCAGCGCCCTCGCCTCCACCCCGGTGGTCTTCCGAAGGCCGACCGTGGGCTCCTTTCCAAGACGCTCAGCGAAGAGCCGCGAGTACGTGCTGTCGTCCTCGTCGGCGACCGCCACCGGCGTGCGCGCGCCGGCGGCGCCTTCTCCAAAGACGGCGCCCACCAGCACGGTCATCAACAGAGGCATCGCCAGCCGCCAGAGCAGCGCGCCGCGATCGCGCGCGGTGATGGTCAGCGACAGCAGCGCAATCGTCCAGGCCTTGCGCAGGGCGGTCACGTTGCGCTCACCGGAACCGCAGCCTCCACGCCCCCACGGTGAGGAACACCACGGACATGGCGAGCAGCGCCAGCAGCGGCTGCCAGATGGCCACCGGGGTCTGTGCGCCGGCCATGATGGCCAGGAATCCGTCGAGGGCCCAGCGGTTGAAGGTCAGCCGGCTGACGTATTCCAGCCACGGCGGCATGAAGTACACGGGGAACATCGCGCCGCCCAGGAACGACATGGGCAGGATGATGGCCGGTGCCAGCGACTCGACGGCCTCGGGGGTGCGGGCCAGCGCGGCCAGGAACGTGCCCAGCCCGGCCGCGGCCAGCGCCGTGGCGCCGATCATCAACAACAGCAGCAGCGGAGAGCCCCACCGGACCTTGTAGAAGACCGACGTGAAGAGAACAAGCAGACTGAACTGTACCAAACCCGTCAGGAAGGTGGCCAGGAGCTTGCCGGCTATGATGTCGGAGGAGCCCGTGGGGGTTGTGCGCATGCGCGCGAGCGTGCCCTCGCGCCGCTCGACCAGGATGCTCTGGCTCGCCATGCTCACCCCGAAGAGCAGGTACATGACACCCATCCCCACGGCGTAGTAGTCAATGGCCGCGGGGAAGCGGGGCCCACTGCCGCGCTCCTCGGCGATCGCCACGGCCTGGCGGCCCGTGAACTGCTCGACGTCCTTCAGCCATGACGGAATGGCCGCGACGACCGTGGCCGGGGTCATGATGCGTTCGACGATGAGCGTCTCGGCCGCCACCGTGATCGCCACCTGCCGCTTGACCACCTCCGCGCCGAACCGGTTGACGATGCTGTTGACGATGCCGGCCCGGATGCTCTGGGCCGGATCCGTGAAGAGCATGAGGCGCGCAGGGCGCCCGGTCATGACCGCCTGCGAGAATCCCCGGGGGATCACCAGCCCGGCGGCTCGGCGCCCGCGCAGAACCAGGTTTCGGGCATCCGCGGGCTGGCCGGCGTGGTCCACACGCAGCATCCGACCGATCTCTCCGGTCCCGAGTACCTGCTCCACCAGCAGCCGCGCGATCTCGCCCTGATCCTGATCCACAACGACCACAGGGATGCGTTGGAACTCGGCGGTGCCCTGCCACATCGGGTTGAAGACTAGGCCCAGGATGAAGATGAGCGCCATCGGCATGGCGAGCAGCACTACGAGGGCGCGCCGGTCGCGCGCGCGGATGCTGAGATCCTTCGCGGCGATGAACAGGGCCTTGCTGGTCACGGTTCAGTCACGGAGTCCCTTGCCGGTGAGGTGGAGGAAGAGACTCTCGAGGTTGGGCTCCCGGACCTCGATGGCCAGGATCGGCACGTCGTGCGCCACGAACTGCGTCACGATCTGCGGCAGCAGCCGGCGGCCTGTCGTGGTCAGCACCTCGAGCCGGTCCTCGCGCATCCGCACATCGTCCACCCCCGGAAGCGCGCGGAGCGACGCGGGCAGCTCGGCGCCAAGCCGCGCCGCGTGCGTGGCTATGCTGATCAGGTCGCGCTCCCCGACCTGCAGGCGCAGCTCCTCCTGGGTGCCCATGGCGATGATCTGGCCCGCGTCCATGATCGCGATCCGGTTGCAGAGGAACTCGACCTCCTCCATGTAGTGGCTGGTATAGAGGACGGTGAGGCCATCGCGGTTGAGCTGCTTCACGGTCTCCAGGATGTTGGTTCGCGACTGGGGATCCACACCCACGGTGGGCTCGTCCAGCATCAGCAGCTTCGGCCGGTGCAGGAGGCCTACGGCGATGTTGATCCGGCGCTTCATCCCACCTGAATAGGTGTCAATGCGCTCGCCGGCCCGGTCGCGCAGGCCCACGACATCGAGTACCTCCTCGATGCGGCGCGCGGCTTCCTCGCCCGCGACCTCGTACATGCGCGCCCAGAAGCGCAGGTTCTCTCGCGCGGTGAGGGTTGGGTAGAGGGCGATCTCCTGTGGGACCACGCCGATCGCCCGGCGGACCGCCATCGGATCCCTGCGTATGCTGTTGCCCGCAATAAAGGCGTCACCGGAGGTGGGTTCCAACAGGCAGGCCAACATGCCGATGGTGGTGGTCTTGCCGGCGCCGTTGGGGCCGAGCAACCCGAACGCTTCGCCGCTTCGCACCTCGAACGAGATCCCGCGGACCGCTGCATGCCCATCGTAGTGCTTGACCAGGTTCCCGGCGGCGACAAGGGCGTCCATGGGTTTCCTATTCCGCGGGCGAGGTTTGGGTCCCTGGTGAACGGTGGCAGGGTGCCTGGTGAGGTCGCGAGCCGCCGGGAGGCCGAAGGGGCAGGGTGCGGAGCGCGGGCCGCTGAAGTACCGGATGGTGAAGACCGCCTCGCGCACACCCAGGAATCCACGTTGAGCTTCTTCCTGAAGGGACTCGTCATCGGCTTCTCGATCGCTGCCCCGGTCGGGCCGATTGGCGTGCTGTGCATCCGCCGGACACTCGCCGACGGGCGGGCGGCAGGGCTAGTCTCCGGCCTGGGCGCGGCCACGGCCGATGCGGTCTACGGCGCGATCGCCGGATTCGGGCTGACGTTCATATCAGGCCTGCTGATCGGCCACCAGGCCTGGCTCCGCCTGGCCGGTGGCGTCTTTCTCGTCTAC
This genomic window from Armatimonadota bacterium contains:
- a CDS encoding LysE family translocator; translation: MPIVVLDQVPGGDKGVHGFPIPRARFGSLVNGGRVPGEVASRREAEGAGCGARAAEVPDGEDRLAHTQESTLSFFLKGLVIGFSIAAPVGPIGVLCIRRTLADGRAAGLVSGLGAATADAVYGAIAGFGLTFISGLLIGHQAWLRLAGGVFLVYLGVRTFSATPASEGPSRTGAGLLRAYASTFLLTLTNPMTILSFAAIFAGLGLANAAGGYAVAGGYAPAGALVAGVFLGSAAWWLILSSSAGAVRSKVGPPGMRWINRLSGCIIAAFGLAAFVSLIR